The proteins below are encoded in one region of Brassica napus cultivar Da-Ae chromosome A6, Da-Ae, whole genome shotgun sequence:
- the LOC106406482 gene encoding outer envelope protein 64, chloroplastic isoform X2, with the protein MQPKRRHVLASRASNLWVLLGLGIAGALLITKKLKKRVREDFGAFIEKLLLLPPPQPSPPKAPHPLTALSFAVSDLFDVKGYVSGFGHPEWIRTHEAAASTSPVVSVLVEGGATCVGKTVVGEFAFSISGETKHYDTPTNPAAPARIPGGSCSGAAVAVAANLVDFALGIDTVGGVRVPAGYCGVLGFRSSQGIVSNAGIIPVSSSLDAVGWFARDPNTLRRVGHVILQLPFAAQRNPRQIILADDYLQFSKVPVDRISQVVIKSAEKLFGRQALKHENLEKYFEAKVPSLKEFCREKVNGDDAKLTTSMLLANVMQLLQRHEFLQNHGDWINTVNPSIDPAVYSQLCKTPELTDEEIENLNAVRNQMRVAIGSLLKDDGILVIPTMPSVPPKLGSKETMSEDYKNRSSSLLCVASISGCCQVTVPLGKHDKCPVSVSLIARHGGDRFLLDTVQKMYASLQENSSLIVNPKSSSVNTISQEESAEIAKGNQAFKEKQWQKAIGMYSEAIKLNDKNGTYYSNRAAAYLELGSYRQAEGDCTKALTLDKKNIKAYLRRGAAREMLGNFKEAIDDFSYALVLEPNNKRAALSADRLRKVFLQ; encoded by the exons ATGCAGCCGAAGCGTCGTCATGTACTGGCATCTCGAGCTTCGAACCTCTGGGTGCTACTTGGTCTCGGCATTGCTGGAGCTCTTCTAATTAcaaagaagctgaagaagagaGTTCGTGAAGACTTCGGTGCCTTCATCGAGAAGCTTCTTCTGCTTCCTCCCCCTCAGCCTTCTCCTCCCAAAGCTCCTCATCCCCTCACTGCTCTCTCCTTCGCCGTCTCCGACCT ATTTGATGTGAAAGGATATGTGTCTGGATTTGGTCATCCAGAGTGGATTAGGACACATGAAGCTGCTGCTTCAACGTCTCCTGTGGTTTCAGTTCTTGTTGAAGGTGGAGCTACATGTGTTGGGAAGACTGTAGTTGGTGAATTTGCCTTTAG tATCAGTGGAGAAACTAAGCATTATGATACACCCACTAATCCTGCTGCTCCTGCTCGTATCCCCGGTGGCTCTTGTAGTGGAGCTGCTGTTGCAGTTGCTGCCAACCTTGTAGATTTTGCTTTAG GTATTGACACGGTTGGTGGGGTAAGAGTGCCTGCTGGATATTGTGGCGTTTTAGGATTCAGATCATCTCAAGGGATTGTATCAAACGCTGGAATCATACCAGTGTCTTCTAGTCTTGATGCTGTTG GATGGTTTGCTCGGGATCCAAACACCTTGCGTCGTGTTGGCCATGTAATCTTGCAACTTCCGTTTGCAGCTCAACGGAATCCGAGACAAATCATATTAGCTGATGACTATCTTCAGTTTTCCAAAGTTCCTGTGGACCGGATAAGTCAAGTGGTGATCAAATCAGCTGAGAAGCTTTTCGGGA GACAAGCGCTTAAGCATGAGAATTTGGAGAAATATTTTGAGGCCAAAGTTCCTAGCTTGAAAGAGTTCTGTAGAGAAAAAGTCAATGGTGATGATGCAAAGCTCACTACATCAATGCTGCTTGCGAATGTAATGCAGCTTCTTCAGAG GCATGAGTTTCTTCAAAACCATGGGGATTGGATCAACACAGTGAATCCATCCATTGATCCTGCGGTTTACTCACAGTTATGTAAGACACCAGAGCTGACCGATGAAGAGATTGAGAACCTGAACGCAGTTAGGAACCAGATGCGGGTAGCTATTGGCTCACTTCTCAAG GATGATGGCATTTTGGTGATTCCAACAATGCCATCTGTTCCTCCAAAACTTGGTAGCAAAGAGACTATGTCTGAAGACTATAAGAACCGCTCTTCAAGTCTACTTTGCGTTGCTAGCATATCAGGCTGTTGCCAG GTGACCGTGCCGCTTGGGAAGCATGATAAGTGCCCTGTCTCAGTATCTTTGATTGCAAGGCATGGTGGCGATCGCTTTTTGCTAGATACGGTGCAGAAAATGTATGCCTCTTTGCAAGAGAACTCCAGCCTCATCGTTAATCCTAAATCATCATCAGTCAATACTATTAGCCAAGAAGAGTCAGCTGAGATTGCAAAA GGAAACCAAGCATTCAAGGAGAAACAATGGCAGAAAGCAATTGGGATGTACTCAGAAGCTATAAAGTTAAATGACAAGAATGGTACCTATTACAGTAACAGAGCTGCTGCATACCTTGAACTTGGAAg CTATCGTCAAGCTGAAGGTGATTGTACAAAAGCTCTTACCCTAGATAAGAAG AACATCAAGGCCTATCTACGAAGAGGAGCCGCAAGAGAAATGCTGGGCAATTTCAAGGAAGCTATAGATG ATTTCAGTTATGCGCTAGTGCTGGAGCCAAACAACAAGAGAGCGGCTCTGTCAGCAGATAGACTCAGGAAGGTCTTCCTCCAGTGA
- the LOC106406482 gene encoding outer envelope protein 64, chloroplastic isoform X1 — MQPKRRHVLASRASNLWVLLGLGIAGALLITKKLKKRVREDFGAFIEKLLLLPPPQPSPPKAPHPLTALSFAVSDLFDVKGYVSGFGHPEWIRTHEAAASTSPVVSVLVEGGATCVGKTVVGEFAFSISGETKHYDTPTNPAAPARIPGGSCSGAAVAVAANLVDFALGIDTVGGVRVPAGYCGVLGFRSSQGIVSNAGIIPVSSSLDAVGWFARDPNTLRRVGHVILQLPFAAQRNPRQIILADDYLQFSKVPVDRISQVVIKSAEKLFGRQALKHENLEKYFEAKVPSLKEFCREKVNGDDAKLTTSMLLANVMQLLQRHEFLQNHGDWINTVNPSIDPAVYSQLCKTPELTDEEIENLNAVRNQMRVAIGSLLKDDGILVIPTMPSVPPKLGSKETMSEDYKNRSSSLLCVASISGCCQVTVPLGKHDKCPVSVSLIARHGGDRFLLDTVQKMYASLQENSSLIVNPKSSSVNTISQEESAEIAKVKGNQAFKEKQWQKAIGMYSEAIKLNDKNGTYYSNRAAAYLELGSYRQAEGDCTKALTLDKKNIKAYLRRGAAREMLGNFKEAIDDFSYALVLEPNNKRAALSADRLRKVFLQ, encoded by the exons ATGCAGCCGAAGCGTCGTCATGTACTGGCATCTCGAGCTTCGAACCTCTGGGTGCTACTTGGTCTCGGCATTGCTGGAGCTCTTCTAATTAcaaagaagctgaagaagagaGTTCGTGAAGACTTCGGTGCCTTCATCGAGAAGCTTCTTCTGCTTCCTCCCCCTCAGCCTTCTCCTCCCAAAGCTCCTCATCCCCTCACTGCTCTCTCCTTCGCCGTCTCCGACCT ATTTGATGTGAAAGGATATGTGTCTGGATTTGGTCATCCAGAGTGGATTAGGACACATGAAGCTGCTGCTTCAACGTCTCCTGTGGTTTCAGTTCTTGTTGAAGGTGGAGCTACATGTGTTGGGAAGACTGTAGTTGGTGAATTTGCCTTTAG tATCAGTGGAGAAACTAAGCATTATGATACACCCACTAATCCTGCTGCTCCTGCTCGTATCCCCGGTGGCTCTTGTAGTGGAGCTGCTGTTGCAGTTGCTGCCAACCTTGTAGATTTTGCTTTAG GTATTGACACGGTTGGTGGGGTAAGAGTGCCTGCTGGATATTGTGGCGTTTTAGGATTCAGATCATCTCAAGGGATTGTATCAAACGCTGGAATCATACCAGTGTCTTCTAGTCTTGATGCTGTTG GATGGTTTGCTCGGGATCCAAACACCTTGCGTCGTGTTGGCCATGTAATCTTGCAACTTCCGTTTGCAGCTCAACGGAATCCGAGACAAATCATATTAGCTGATGACTATCTTCAGTTTTCCAAAGTTCCTGTGGACCGGATAAGTCAAGTGGTGATCAAATCAGCTGAGAAGCTTTTCGGGA GACAAGCGCTTAAGCATGAGAATTTGGAGAAATATTTTGAGGCCAAAGTTCCTAGCTTGAAAGAGTTCTGTAGAGAAAAAGTCAATGGTGATGATGCAAAGCTCACTACATCAATGCTGCTTGCGAATGTAATGCAGCTTCTTCAGAG GCATGAGTTTCTTCAAAACCATGGGGATTGGATCAACACAGTGAATCCATCCATTGATCCTGCGGTTTACTCACAGTTATGTAAGACACCAGAGCTGACCGATGAAGAGATTGAGAACCTGAACGCAGTTAGGAACCAGATGCGGGTAGCTATTGGCTCACTTCTCAAG GATGATGGCATTTTGGTGATTCCAACAATGCCATCTGTTCCTCCAAAACTTGGTAGCAAAGAGACTATGTCTGAAGACTATAAGAACCGCTCTTCAAGTCTACTTTGCGTTGCTAGCATATCAGGCTGTTGCCAG GTGACCGTGCCGCTTGGGAAGCATGATAAGTGCCCTGTCTCAGTATCTTTGATTGCAAGGCATGGTGGCGATCGCTTTTTGCTAGATACGGTGCAGAAAATGTATGCCTCTTTGCAAGAGAACTCCAGCCTCATCGTTAATCCTAAATCATCATCAGTCAATACTATTAGCCAAGAAGAGTCAGCTGAGATTGCAAAAGTGAAG GGAAACCAAGCATTCAAGGAGAAACAATGGCAGAAAGCAATTGGGATGTACTCAGAAGCTATAAAGTTAAATGACAAGAATGGTACCTATTACAGTAACAGAGCTGCTGCATACCTTGAACTTGGAAg CTATCGTCAAGCTGAAGGTGATTGTACAAAAGCTCTTACCCTAGATAAGAAG AACATCAAGGCCTATCTACGAAGAGGAGCCGCAAGAGAAATGCTGGGCAATTTCAAGGAAGCTATAGATG ATTTCAGTTATGCGCTAGTGCTGGAGCCAAACAACAAGAGAGCGGCTCTGTCAGCAGATAGACTCAGGAAGGTCTTCCTCCAGTGA
- the LOC106406292 gene encoding zinc finger protein VAR3, chloroplastic-like, translating to MSSSRIFLVGNSIFRPQNPSSFPLSLNRFPSVSLRLRCFSNATATAAASPTVESDSPSSPSPHPWPEWINFVDRLKTKGYFTKNIEDDTVYQEMNVVKDACLSFARDRYDVLRSLSSSDVQALVERGCPNLFRKTVNSSKRIRAHVKLDEGDVCGSCELRSSCDRAYVILKDTEADARTVDVMRLLLFNALDSVVVSRGEVPPGKELVHESARRLLLELLELSEKPVNLVLPKPAAKVALPPKERVFKSRSDEPSQRVRSQYNADWACPKCDFLNFARNERCRECNEVADRRSVAAVVKEGDWLCPECNFSNFSRNQSCLKCKAKGPKRSSMENIEMKKGDWNCSGCGFMNFSSNKKCKQCREQRPPRQLEPGEWECPSCDFLNYRRNTVCKKCECKRPSESNNHEDDHSWKRPALL from the exons atgtcttcttccagAATCTTCCTCGTCGGAAACTCAATCTTCCGACCTCAAAACCCCTCCTCCTTTCCACTCTCTCTCAACCGCTTCCCCTCTGTTTCCCTCCGCCTCCGCTGCTTCTCAAACGCCACCGCCACCGCCGCCGCATCACCCACCGTGGAATCGGATTCTCCCTCTTCTCCGTCTCCCCATCCATGGCCAGAGTGGATAAACTTCGTCGACCGCCTGAAGACAAAGGGCTACTTCACCAAAAACATCGAAGACGACACTGTTTATCAGGAAATGAACGTAGTTAAGGACGCTTGTCTCAGCTTCGCTCGCGACCGTTACGACGTCCTTAG ATCCTTGTCGTCGAGTGATGTACAAGCTCTCGTGGAGCGTGGATGCCCTAATCTCTTTCGCAAAACAGTGAACTCATCTAAAAGGATTCGAGCTCATGTTAAATTAGACGAAGGAGAT GTTTGTGGTTCTTGTGAGCTTCGTAGCTCTTGTGATAGAGCTTATGTGATACTTAAGGACACAGAAGCTGATGCTCGGACTGTTGATGTCATGCGTTTGCTGTTGTTCAATGCGCTTGATTCGGTTGTTGTCTCTCGGGGAGAGGTTCCACCAGGGAAAGAGCTTGTGCATGAGTCTGCAAGGAGACTTCTTTTGGAGTTGCTTGAGCTCAGTGAGAAGCCTGTGAACCTTGTTTTGCCCAAACCTGCGGCCAAGGTAGCGTTGCCTCCTAAGGAGAGGGTTTTTAAATCGAGGAGTGATGAGCCTTCTCAGCGTGTTCGGTCTCAGTACAATGCAGATTGGGCGTGTCCCAA ATGTGACTTTTTAAACTTTGCGAGAAATGAAAGATGCCGAGAGTGCAATGAAGTAGCTGACAGACGATCTGTTGCTGCTGTTGTCAAGGAAGGAGACTGGCTATGTCCTGA GTGCAATTTTTCAAACTTCTCAAGAAACCAAAGCTGTCTAAAATGCAAAGCAAAGGGACCAAAGAGAAGTTCAATGGAGAATATTGAAATGAAAAAGGGAGACTGGAACTGCTCTGG GTGTGGATTCATGAACTTTTCTAGCAACAAAAAGTGTAAACAGTGTAGGGAACAACGTCCCCCAAGGCAACTTGAGCCTGGAGAATGGGAATGTCCTTC ATGCGACTTCTTGAACTATAGGAGAAACACTGTTTGCAAGAAATGCGAGTGCAAACGACCTAGTGAATCCAACAACCATGAAGATGATCATTCATGGAAGCGACCTGCCTTACTATAA
- the LOC106406291 gene encoding uncharacterized protein LOC106406291, with translation MWKKGELVWVRLNPSDSWIPGRILDPSEPLGVLVSFFDLMEPRYVPKPCLRSFDRDFETLVADSLRFRRFVNRALQTHFWNISFGLWCSCQPPIDSPYLERGYSLPCSPPLSSDSALSFVREMAVSRGVPLRRLAETNGSTAQILSFRRYSVGLNRSESVYEEVIESAKLMDGVEEPDWYLDPSNNMDCIYDMVSMFPETEDADVDNSSDPLPKDIHCCSVDKLVQSWNTRSTVILSDSSVMKACGTMARISNEEEAAQSLKSRERCQVEQSICLLNSESRVEDIIEEDTTTLAAQREAPPEVMIETHDDDITGSDDRAMTSAKQLSPLLDASNSKAFLAKPVSFVVLEACKNLACSVEETSANPRSKLDGSVMSANTLDEDQSDRNHSNGTRDNCHAGQVSLHITGSSNKEFGSDDVGIAPVEQLHDLEVATTVENQISAADNIRSTGAKRKASRDKASGNSKRRKKGSQQSIAADKPQNLQVLKDERFADPKCLRMKFMSTHVNLPSKSELLKRFSVFGKIDASRTDVNPGGRSAKVVFLQSIDAVTAYQFARSKKFKLGRSKVVYRLDASEGDIEVNKAPLSQKPQQSVPSPRSCLKKHDSVDKEEGRSHLKVTFETTNT, from the exons ATGTGGAAGAAAGGAGAGTTAGTGTGGGTGAGATTAAACCCGTCAGATTCATGGATTCCGGGTCGGATCCTTGATCCATCCGAACCGTTAGGAGTCCTCGTTTCCTTCTTCGACCTAATGGAACCACGCTACGTTCCAAAGCCTTGTCTCCGAAGCTTCGATCGCGATTTCGAAACTCTGGTTGCAGATTCGTTGAGGTTCCGCCGCTTCGTGAACAGAGCTCTGCAAACGCACTTCTGGAACATCTCCTTTGGGCTTTGGTGTTCTTGCCAACCGCCGATCGATTCGCCGTACTTGGAGAGAGGATACTCTCTCCCTTGTTCTCCTCCTCTTAGCTCCGATTCGGCTTTGAGTTTTGTTAGAGAGATGGCTGTTTCGCGAGGAGTGCCTCTTCGGAGATTAGCTGAGACCAACGGTTCCACCGCTCAGATCCTTAGCTTTAGGCGTTACTCTGTTGGTTTGAATCGCTCAGAATCTGTCTATGAAGAAGTTATAGAAA GTGCAAAGCTAATGGATGGCGTAGAAGAACCAGATTGGTATCTCGATCCCTCCAACAACATGGACTGCATCTACGACATGGTTTCTATGTTTCCTGAGACAGAAGATGCTGACGTAGACAACAGTAGTGATCCGTTGCCCAAGGATATCCATTGCTGTTCTGTTGATAAACTAGTTCAGAGTTGGAATACGAGGAGCACTGTGATCCTATCTGATTCTAGTGTTATGAAAGCTTGTGGAACCATGGCTAGGATATCTAATGAAGAGGAGGCAGCACAGTCGCTGAAGAGTAGAGAACGCTGTCAAGTTGAGCAGAGTATTTGCTTACTGAATTCAGAATCTCGTGTTGAAGATATAATAGAGGAAGACACCACCACTCTTGCTGCCCAAAGAGAAGCACCTCCTGAAGTCATGATTGAAACGCATGATGATGACATCACTGGCTCAGATGATAGAGCTATGACATCGGCAAAACAGTTGTCACCCTTGCTTGATGCGAGTAACAGCAAGGCTTTTCTGGCAAAGCctgtttcttttgttgttttggaAGCCTGCAAGAATCTAGCTTGTTCAGTGGAAGAAACATCTGCTAACCCAAGAAGCAAGCTTGATGGATCTGTGATGAGTGCTAATACCTTGGATGAGGACCAATCAGATAGGAATCATTCCAATGGAACACGTGACAACTGCCACGCAGGGCAGGTTTCTCTACATATTACCGGCTCTTCAAACAAAGAGTTCGGTTCTGATGATGTAGGCATTGCACCTGTGGAGCAGTTACATGACTTGGAAGTTGCAACAACTGTCGAAAACCAGATCAGCGCAGCTGATAATATCAGATCCACTGGGGCCAAAAGGAAAGCGAGTCGAGACAAAGCATCAGGTAACTCcaagagaaggaagaaaggATCCCAACAATCCATTGCTGCTGATAAACCGCAGAACCTACAGGTGTTGAAAGATGAGCGTTTTGCTGATCCAAAATGCTTGCGAATGAAGTTTATGAGTACACATGTGAATCTCCCATCCAAATCAGAGCTGCTGAAGAGATTCAGCGTGTTTGGGAAAATAGATGCTTCGAGAACTGATGTAAACCCAGGGGGAAGGTCTGCGAAAGTAGTGTTCCTGCAGAGCATAGACGCAGTGACAGCTTACCAATTTGCAAGAAGCAAAAAGTTTAAGCTAGGACGCTCTAAGGTAGTGTATCGGCTCGATGCCTCTGAGGGAGACATTGAAGTAAACAAAGCTCCTTTGTCTCAGAAGCCTCAACAGTCTGTTCCATCACCAAGATCATGTCTTAAGAAACATGATTCGGTAGATAAAGAAGAGGGAAGAAGTCATCTCAAGGTGACATTCGAAACGACCAACACATGA
- the LOC106358659 gene encoding probable E3 ubiquitin-protein ligase XERICO, translating to MRASFYHEVFGDSQPEDAGTITVTATILGDDDDFDTSFTTSSLPIQDFFGLDGQNENYVCQIIRELMCFLLEADIDADTIRDTMMKLLGYVLIVTCFSSSGYSPGCDLSVELDLSPYYLHDDDDSQSQIEEAAQVLFDEITNNTRFRPASKLAVKSLIRKIYKKKNSALEECTICLEEFKNGGTVVPLPCGHEFDEECIVKWLETSHVCPLCRLEFPCEDQMN from the coding sequence ATGAGAGCCAGTTTCTACCACGAAGTCTTTGGTGATTCTCAACCGGAAGATGCTGGCACGATCACAGTCACTGCCACAATCCTTGGCGACGATGATGACTTTGACACGTCATTCACGACAAGCTCGCTTCCCATACAAGACTTCTTCGGTTTAGATGGTCAGAACGAAAACTACGTGTGTCAAATCATACGAGAATTGATGTGTTTCCTTCTGGAAGCAGATATCGACGCGGACACTATTAGAGATACGATGATGAAACTACTTGGCTACGTTCTTATTGTAACTTGTTTCAGTAGTAGTGGGTACTCTCCTGGATGTGATTTATCGGTTGAGTTGGATCTCTCTCCTTATTATCtccatgatgatgatgactccCAGTCACAGATTGAAGAAGCCGCTCAAGTCTTGTTCGATGAGATCACTAATAACACCCGGTTTAGACCCGCTAGCAAGCTCGCGGTCAAATCCCTAATCAGGAAAATTTACAAGAAGAAGAATAGCGCCTTGGAAGAGTGCACGATTTGTTTGGAAGAGTTTAAGAATGGAGGAACAGTTGTGCCTTTGCCTTGTGGACACGAGTTTGACGAGGAGTGTATCGTCAAGTGGCTTGAGACAAGTCATGTTTGTCCATTGTGTCGTTTGGAGTTTCCATGTGAAGATCAAATGAACTAA
- the LOC125610144 gene encoding E3 ubiquitin ligase BIG BROTHER-related-like, with amino-acid sequence MRINFDHEIDNNPQPEEAGTITVTATIFGDDDEFDTPFTTRSHSIQDVFGCDEDEDSDCQIVRELKCFLLVEANIVDDDVIGDAMRKLVAYIDGVACFTSNSGYSLECALSVQMDLFPDSRSQIEEAIQVSFDETSNNTRFIPASKVVVKTLIRKVYKKKIEKENMNKKKKKKKKKISLEECTICLEEFKNGGRVVPLACGHVFDEECIVKWLETSHVCPLCRYELPCEDQMN; translated from the coding sequence ATGAGAATCAATTTCGACCACGAAATCGATAACAATCCTCAACCGGAAGAAGCTGGCACGATCACAGTCACTGCCACGATCTTTGGCGACGATGATGAGTTTGACACGCCATTCACGACTAGGTCGCACTCCATACAAGACGTATTCGGTTGTGATGAGGACGAAGACTCCGACTGTCAGATCGTACGGGAATTGAAGTGTTTCCTCCTGGTGGAAGCCAATATCGTCGACGACGACGTTATTGGTGATGCGATGAGGAAACTAGTTGCCTACATTGACGGTGTAGCTTGTTTCACAAGTAACAGTGGCTATTCTCTTGAATGTGCTTTATCGGTTCAGATGGATCTTTTTCCTGATTCTCGGTCTCAGATTGAAGAAGCCATTCAAGTCTCCTTCGACGAGACGAGTAATAACACCCGGTTTATACCCGCTAGCAAGGTCGTGGTCAAAACCCTAATAAGGAAAGTATACAAGAAGAAGATCGAAAAGGAAAAcatgaacaagaagaagaagaagaagaagaagaagattagcTTGGAAGAGTGCACAATTTGTTTGGAGGAGTTTAAGAATGGAGGAAGAGTTGTGCCATTGGCTTGTGGACATGTGTTCGACGAGGAGTGTATCGTGAAGTGGCTTGAGACCAGTCATGTTTGTCCATTGTGTCGTTACGAGCTGCCATGTGAAGATCAAATGAATTAA